Proteins encoded by one window of Arachis hypogaea cultivar Tifrunner chromosome 1, arahy.Tifrunner.gnm2.J5K5, whole genome shotgun sequence:
- the LOC112701108 gene encoding uncharacterized protein, giving the protein MGGGSRNGGGGGRRRSNNNNSGSNTKHKSHKRGSAVKASLFIEGGFLSDWSSPPSSARNSGRNGGSNTKSGSRNRTEVSSASKTGYANYAGAAIGYNYPSSDVQEVSYDENGTEDSNLHQLQSFTFVDANQNQVIAHLDQTPPSKPQNVEYAYSYGADFVLGDTSHRGLGFPAQNSKTPTDVGTSSKQMPASVLNSSSFGSDDVIYHELNTQMTENSPSKASAERNSGFLSIGGLKLYTEDISDNGSDEDNDEELSDQDSSESSGMEELVESSESSDSEDSSNNNSDIDEVVAEDYLEGVGGSDNILDAKWLLKPVLNESEDDSSSSSCYDEALQKMGGIALQEASMEYGMQVKPWKKRSAHHGPVDLDNLMLIKDPRTASGRKKHASRLPHSWPSQAQKSKASKRIHGEKKKLRKERIAAKRRSRMLLRGVDLEKINSKLEQIVLEEVDMFSFQPMHSRDCAQVQRLASIYQLRSSSQGSGKKRFVTVMRTQSTSMPSSTGRQRLEKLMGVDDEDADFAVTDYTNNKSASGDRRLGKKNAKRNDIRSQGFQSAQNNSSKSSANRGSRKMKDKKGSRERGSYANQPVSFVSSGAIHSEAMQVTAVSSEETDGTSKKGVITSSVNVGSFEAHTTGFGSKMMAKMGYTEGGGLGKNGQGMAQPIEVIQRPKSLGLGVEFSSNPAEVAAAAEPSRSKSSRIGTKPSRNKSSSIGVFEKHTKGFGSKMMAKMGFIEGMGLGRESQGITAPLGAVRLPKSRGLGATKT; this is encoded by the exons ATGGGAGGTGGAAGCAGAAATGGTGGTGGCGGTGGAAGAAGAAGatccaacaacaacaatagcGGCAGCAACACCAAGCACAAAAGCCATAAAAGAGGTTCAGCTGTTAAAGCTTCACTCTTTATCGAAGGGGGTTTCTTGTCCGATTGGAGTTCCCCACCTTCTTCTGCCCGCAATTCAG GTAGAAATGGTGGCTCCAACACCAAATCTGGGAGCCGAAATAGAACAGAAGTTTCCTCTGCTTCCAAAACTGGATATGCAAACTATGCGGGAGCTGCTATTGGCTACAATTATCCTTCATCTGATGTTCAG GAGGTATCATATGATGAGAATGGCACTGAAGATAGTAATTTACATCAGCTGCAATCATTTACCTTTGTGGATGCCAATCAGAATCAAGTTATTGCTCATCTAGACCAAACACCTCCTTCAAAACCCCAGAATGTGGAATATGCTTATAGCTATGGTGCAGATTTTGTTTTGGGTGACACCTCTCATAGAGGGTTAGGGTTCCCTGCTCAGAATTCCAAAACTCCAACTGATGTTGGCACATCCTCCAAACAAATGCCAGCTTCAGTTTTAAATTCGTCATCCTTTGGTTCTGACGATGTTATTTACCATGAGCTAAATACTCAGATGACAGAAAACTCTCCATCAAAAGCTTCTGCTGAGAGAAATTCTGGATTTCTGTCAATTGGAGGCCTTAAGTTATACACTGAGGACATCTCTGACAATGGAAGTGATGAAGATAATGATGAAGAGTTATCAGACCAGGACAGCTCTGAATCTTCTGGGATGGAAGAATTAGTTGAATCCTCTGAAAGCAGTGATTCTGAGGACTCTTCTAATAATAATTCAGACATTGATGAAGTGGTTGCAGAAGATTATTTGGAAGGAGTTGGCGGCAGCGACAACATCCTGGATGCCAAATGGTTGCTTAAACCTGTTTTGAATGAATCTGAGGATGATAGTTCTTCTAGCAGTTGCTATGATGAGGCTTTGCAGAAGATGGGTGGAATTGCCCTTCAAGAAGCTTCTATGGAGTATGGAATGCAGGTCAAACCATGGAAGAAAAGATCTGCACATCATGGGCCTGTAGATTTGGACAACTTAATGCTGATAAAGGATCCAAGAACAGCTTCTGGTAGAAAGAAACATGCTTCTCGGCTACCCCACTCTTGGCCTTCACAGGCCCAAAAGAGTAAAGCTTCCAAGAGAATCCATG GTGAGAAAAAGAAACTTCGCAAAGAAAGGATTGCTGCCAAACGTAGGAGCAGAATGTTGCTCCGTGGGGTTGACCTTGAGAAAATTAATTCG AAATTAGAACAGATTGTGTTGGAGGAAGTGGATATGTTCTCTTTTCAACCTATGCATTCTCGGGATTGTGCACAG GTGCAACGGTTAGCATCAATCTATCAGCTGCGGAGTAGCAGCCAGGGTTCTGGGAAAAAAAG ATTTGTGACGGTGATGCGAACACAGTCGACATCCATGCCATCTTCAACTGGAAGACAGCGCCTGGAAAAG CTGATGGGAGTTGATGACGAAGATGCCGATTTTGCTGTCACTGACTATACAAATAACAAGTCTGCAAGTGGAGATAGAAGACTAGGAAAGAAAAATGCTAAAAGGAATGATATCAGATCGCAAGGATTTCAATCTGCTCAGAACAACTCATCCAAGTCCTCTGCCAACCGAGGAAGCCGAAAAATGAAGGACAAGAAGGGCAGTAGGGAAAGGGGTTCCTATGCTAATCAACCTGTCTCGTTTGTGTCAAGTGGTGCAATCCATTCAGAAGCGATGCAGGTTACAGCTGTTAGCTCTGAAGAGACTGATGGTACTTCCAAGAAGGGCGTCATCACCAGCTCTGTTAACGTAGGTTCTTTCGAGGCTCACACTACCGGTTTTGGTTCCAAAATGATGGCGAAAATGGGATATACCGAGGGTGGAGGATTGGGTAAAAATGGTCAAGGTATGGCACAACCCATAGAGGTTATCCAAAGGCCTAAATCACTCGGTTTGGGTGTGGAGTTCTCCAGCAACCCCGCCGAGGTGGCAGCCGCTGCTGAGCCATCTAGGAGCAAGTCTTCAAGAATCGGCACCAAGCCATCAAGGAACAAGTCTTCAAGCATTGGTGTCTTTGAGAAGCATACCAAAGGCTTTGGGTCAAAAATGATGGCAAAGATGGGCTTCATTGAAGGCATGGGATTAGGTAGAGAATCACAAGGTATTACTGCCCCACTGGGTGCTGTTAGGCTACCAAAGTCCCGAGGGCTAGGTGCCACcaaaacttaa